In Candidatus Roseilinea sp., one DNA window encodes the following:
- a CDS encoding L-rhamnose isomerase, translating into MTTYQQLADQLASKGIDVEAVKAQLKAQKIELPSWGFANTGTRFKTYAWPGAARNIYEKLADAGFVHRLTGVCPTVAIHIPWDKVKDWDDLVEYAAAQGVAIGAVNTNTFQADRYKWGSLTHADPAIRKVALEHHLECIEIAKRVGSHAISLWYGDGTNYAGQESFVERRHRMIAFLKEVYAALPNRMRMLIEYKFYEPAFYHTDFSDWGQAYAVCLKLGSQAQVLVDLGHHAQGVNIEHIVATLLDEGKLGGFHFNNRKYGDDDLIVGTVNPLELFLIFNELVAAGEAAKDVAYMIDQSHVIEPKIEAMVQSVINIQTAYAKALIVDRACLRERQAAHDVLGAHRVLMDAFETDVRPLLAQVRKEMGLHPDPITALRESGYEQKIAAERGVSAGGGGYPEGD; encoded by the coding sequence ATGACTACCTATCAACAACTCGCCGACCAACTGGCATCCAAAGGCATTGATGTCGAAGCCGTGAAGGCGCAGCTTAAGGCGCAGAAGATCGAGTTGCCGTCGTGGGGCTTCGCCAACACCGGCACGCGCTTCAAGACCTACGCCTGGCCCGGCGCGGCGCGCAACATCTACGAGAAGCTGGCCGACGCCGGTTTCGTCCACAGGCTGACCGGCGTGTGCCCCACCGTCGCCATTCACATCCCCTGGGACAAGGTGAAAGATTGGGACGACCTGGTCGAATACGCTGCGGCGCAGGGCGTAGCCATCGGCGCGGTGAACACCAATACCTTTCAGGCCGACCGCTACAAGTGGGGCAGCCTCACCCATGCCGACCCGGCCATCCGCAAGGTCGCGCTGGAACACCATCTGGAGTGCATCGAGATCGCCAAGCGTGTCGGCTCGCACGCCATCAGCCTGTGGTACGGCGACGGCACGAACTACGCCGGCCAGGAATCGTTCGTCGAGCGCCGACATCGCATGATTGCCTTCCTCAAGGAGGTTTACGCTGCCCTGCCCAACCGCATGCGCATGCTCATCGAATACAAGTTCTACGAGCCGGCCTTCTATCACACCGACTTTTCGGACTGGGGGCAGGCCTATGCTGTGTGCCTGAAACTCGGCTCACAAGCACAAGTGCTGGTAGATCTCGGCCACCACGCACAGGGCGTGAACATCGAGCACATCGTCGCTACGCTGCTCGACGAGGGCAAGCTGGGCGGGTTCCACTTCAACAACCGCAAATACGGCGATGACGATCTTATCGTCGGCACGGTCAACCCGTTAGAGTTGTTCCTGATCTTCAACGAGCTGGTAGCCGCCGGCGAAGCGGCAAAAGACGTGGCCTACATGATTGACCAGAGCCACGTGATCGAGCCGAAGATCGAGGCCATGGTGCAGTCGGTGATCAACATCCAGACGGCCTACGCCAAGGCGTTGATCGTGGATCGCGCTTGCCTGCGCGAGCGGCAAGCGGCGCACGACGTGCTGGGCGCACATCGCGTGCTGATGGACGCCTTCGAGACCGATGTGCGGCCACTCCTGGCCCAGGTGCGCAAGGAGATGGGACTACACCCCGACCCGATCACGGCGCTGCGCGAGAGCGGCTACGAGCAAAAGATTGCCGCCGAGCGCGGCGTGAGTGCTGGAGGCGGCGGGTATCCAGAAGGGGATTGA
- a CDS encoding L-rhamnose mutarotase has product MQRVGFMLKVKPDMIEEYKRRHKEVWPEMLDALRETGWHNYSIFMRDDGTLFFYVETPDFQAALDGMAKKEVNARWQEYMKDFFEDTGGKHADQSFVMLEEVFHLD; this is encoded by the coding sequence ATGCAACGCGTCGGCTTCATGCTCAAAGTCAAACCGGACATGATCGAAGAATACAAGCGCCGTCATAAGGAAGTCTGGCCGGAGATGCTGGACGCCCTGCGCGAGACCGGCTGGCACAACTATTCGATCTTCATGCGCGACGACGGCACGTTGTTCTTCTACGTCGAAACGCCCGACTTTCAAGCCGCGCTAGACGGCATGGCGAAGAAGGAAGTGAACGCGCGCTGGCAGGAGTATATGAAGGACTTCTTCGAGGACACCGGCGGCAAACACGCCGACCAGAGCTTCGTCATGTTGGAAGAAGTGTTTCATCTGGACTGA